The region GGAGATTTTGATAATCATTAAATTTATAGGTATCCCTATACACGCAACTGGTGCGTTAACCAGATAGGAGAACCAAATGGCAGATGAAAAAGAGGTCGTAAATACCGAGGAAGCGACCAACTCGGAAGAAACAAAGGAAGTCGTTAAAGAATCTGCGGAGACGACATCGCAGGAAACTACGGAAACCACAGAACCCGTAACCCAAGAGCAGGGTCAAGCTCCTGAAGCTGTGGACGGAACTGGTGTCCCCTGGAAGAATCGGGCAATGGAGTGGCAACGCAAAGCCCAGGAAAATACTTCCGAGGATAACATCAGAAAGGTAGCACAGGAACTATTAAATCAACAAAAACAGCAACCTCAAGAAAGGGAATATTCGATAGCAGAGCTTGAACAGTTCGCTATTGACAGACCCGACCAGAGACCCTGGGTAGAGGAGCAAAAAGCAAGGTTGATTGGCAAGAACATTGCCAGGATAACGGAAGAAAAGGTTAAAGAGGTCGAGAAAAAACAAAAGGCTGAAGCAACTTATCAGCAATCTATGCAATGGGTAAACAATCACCCCAGAGTGCAGGAGTGTTTTATTAAAGACCCTTTTGGTAGAAAAGTTTGGAACAACCAACATCCGCTGACTAATTTGATAGCGATGTATTCAAACGATCCTGACTTGAAAAACCGACCCGATGCTCCAGTTATCGCAACCAAGCTCGCATTAGCCGATTATATGGATAGTCAATCTAACACCACACAAAAAAAGGTGAAGTCGCTTGAACAGAACCTTAAAAAAGTTCAGAAAGGCACCCTTATCGAGGGTAATGCTTCACAACAAGATGTGATTAAGGGTAAGACTAGGTATTCCAAGGCTATGGAAAATCTCCACTCGACAGGGACAAAGGAAGCATTGAGGGAAGTGCTGAAAGCCAAATTAGGCATAGAGTAAAGGAAATAAAATGGCAGCGACGGGATATTCTTACGATGACAAGGCGATTAGGGAGGATTTGTTAAACGAAATCCAGAACTTATCGCCTCGTGAAACACAGCTTATGTCAGGTTTAGGCACTACGCAAGCAAAAGGCGTTATGCACGAATACCTGATTAAGTCTTTAGGTGATGTAAAGGTTAACGCTTATGTCGAAGGACAGGATGCTTCTTACGATGTCCAGAACTCCAGCAGACTTTACAACTACACCCAGATTTTCTTGGAAGGTTGGAGAGTTACTGATACCGACTTAGCCGTTAACAGAGCCGGCGGAGACCGCAAGGCAGAAGAAATTGGCGATGCTTTAGCGGAATTGAAAAATGATATTGAATATGCACTTATGCGTGGAACCTTAGTAACTGGTTCTGGTTCTGCCGTAAGAAGTTTGCGTGGGTTGAAGGCTTCGCTTTCATTACTCACCAATGCTTCCGGTGCGTCAATGTCAGAGTCTACTTTCAATGATTATCTCCAGATGGTTTGGGATAACGCCTCCACCGAGGTAAATGCTTGCTATATGCCGATGTATGTTAAGAGGAAAATAGCGGGTTATACCGGTGCGGCAACTGATAAAAACATTTCTGTCGATGATAAGAGATTGGTGAATAGCGTTGATGTTTATGCTTCTGACGCTGCTTCATTAGTCAAATTATTTAAGCACAGATATGTAACAGTTTCCGGCGACACCAACTACGACCTTGTAGGGTTAGATGAGAATTACGCTAAAGTGGCGTATCTTATCAAGCCTCATAACGAGGAAGTTTCTCGTAGCGGGTTAGCAGAAAAAGGTTATGTAACCAGCGAACTTACGATGGAAGTAACACATCCAAACGCAGGTTTCTTGGTGAGTAACATCAAGTAAGGTTTCAAGGCTTTACGGGGTGAGCCTATCACCCCGAACTAAATTTATGCTTATACAAACAAGAAATAAAATGGACGCAATCAGAGCGTATATCAACACTTGGTTGAAAGACCCTCGTTGGTATTGCAATAGTTGCGGGCATAATTTCGGTTATCGAGAGACTCCGAAACCGCCATTTACTTGTTGTGAAGAACCGCAGGTCGGAAGGAACATAGACCATACACGGGGAATAATTAAACAGAACGCAGAAATAAGAAAAACCCGTAAGAATGATTATGGTTCCAATGCAAAAAAGAATCTAAGATTTGGCATTTCTTTACCCCCGACGCTGTTGAGGGATTTAGAGAAATATTTTGCCACTCATTATCAAGAGAAGCTCTTTGAAAATAAGGATGAATTGCACAAATTTATGAGAGAGTTCCCTGCGTTTCGGACTTGCTCAAGAGTATAGGGGGATTGATGAAATTAAGCCTTGCCGTAATCGCTAAAGACGAAATAAACCAGATAGACAGGATTATCCGTGATTACCGACAATACTTTGATGAATTAGTTTTTGCTGTTGATGACCAAGCCGTATTTGACGCTTGCATATCCGCTTACCATCAATTCCCTGAAATAAAGTTTTATAAATACGAATGGGTCAATGATTTCTCTCATAAACGCAATTTTTTAGCGGGAAAAATAACCGGCGACTACTATGTCCGCATTGATACTGATGATGCTTTCTTAAATCCGGACAGGATTAGACCATTAGCGGAATTTGCCAATAACAATAAATACACGGTAGTAATGTGTTTTTACATTTATTCCAAAGACGATGACGGAAATCCTAACGCCACGCAATATCGGGAAACTATCATTAAGAATACGGGAAGTATCTATTGGAATAAAAAGATACACGAGTGTATTCTCCCCCGCTCAATCGCTAATTACAAGGTTCACATTGATGAGACTTTAAGAATAGACCATTTGATAGATTTTGAACACGCCCGCAAGTCAATTATCAGAAATCTTGAATATTTAATCGCTGAATACAACCAGAATAAAGAAAATACTGACCCTAGAACGATTGCTTATCTTGGCAGGACTTTTTTCACACTCAAAGATTTTGATAAGGCGATATTCTTTTTACAAAAACATATTCAGGGTTCAGGGTGGGATGAGGATAGATACACCTCTTGGTGTTATCTTTCGGAGATATTTAACCACAAAAAAGACTTTGAGAAAGCTATTGCTTGTGCGAACGAGGCTTTAGCCGAAAGACCAAGTTATCCCGACGCTTATTTTAAATTACACGATATTTATTTTCAAATGGGTGCCTGGGATAAGTCTATTGCTTGGGGGGAAACGGGATTTACTAAAGAAATGCCTAAGTCAATGATG is a window of Candidatus Cloacimonas sp. DNA encoding:
- a CDS encoding DUF5309 family protein, which translates into the protein MAATGYSYDDKAIREDLLNEIQNLSPRETQLMSGLGTTQAKGVMHEYLIKSLGDVKVNAYVEGQDASYDVQNSSRLYNYTQIFLEGWRVTDTDLAVNRAGGDRKAEEIGDALAELKNDIEYALMRGTLVTGSGSAVRSLRGLKASLSLLTNASGASMSESTFNDYLQMVWDNASTEVNACYMPMYVKRKIAGYTGAATDKNISVDDKRLVNSVDVYASDAASLVKLFKHRYVTVSGDTNYDLVGLDENYAKVAYLIKPHNEEVSRSGLAEKGYVTSELTMEVTHPNAGFLVSNIK